The DNA segment GTCTGTCCTGTTGTAGTTCTTTAAGTTCAGTAGCTGTGGTGTTTTGATGGTGAGAAACTACAATTTCTGCAATAAATAAGTCAGTTTAAACTTATTTCTGTactaatttacttttttttccaaagtaaacAATGGCTGAAGGACATCTGAGAGGACATGCAAAAGTCAATGTTGGCTATTTTCCAATAAAAAGCTACACGTTTTTAGTgctggttttttggtttttttttttttttttccactgttgtATTTAAACTTAACTGCTTTCTCTTGTGTCCTGGGGGATGACTTTAGAGTTGCCCTGCCAGATCTGCAGTCAATCTGCACATCATCTGTGGTCTCATGGCTTGAGGTGTGATTCTGCAGCTTGTAAGCTCATTGTTTCATTCCTTTGCTGCTTAGTGCATGGTCAGGCAAGTTGTTTGAACCAGGGGGCTGGTTCAACCAGCCATAATTCCCATTTGTATTTCCACAGATGGGATAGGACTACTCACATGTCTGAGACCCCCAGGGTAGGACAAGAAGGCTATTAAATACACAGACATTGTAAAACTGTAGTATTGTTGTTTGTGAAAACCAAAAGCTGGTGTTTATTGTCAAATCTTCTAATAGTTCTTTAGAAACATTATCAATATGGGGGAAATTAATtattgggaaggaaaaaaaatatagtaatTGTTTGACTTTGcttcttttggttttaaaagGCAACATAGTTATAGCATAAAGTTTCACTTTAACTTGTGGTGCTTGTCCAAAAATTGCAGAAAGCTCAAGAGGGATCAAGAGCAGGCTTTGTTTTGTGGCGAGATTAAGATGCCATGCCACTTAGGCTTTCCAGCTTGTCTGTGTTTACTGTGCCCTGGCAAAGGCTCCCAAGCCTTCCAAATCTGGGATTTCCGCGCAGGGGGGCGCGGCAATTTGGATATCTTTTCgctgctttggggtttttaatttaGTTCTCTCTCTGTGATCAGAAGTAAAAGCACTCGCCAAGAACAAGTGACAGCGTGTGCCCGTGCAAGTGGCCGGTGTCACCGTGCCACCCGAGCCGCAGAGTCTGCAGGGAGGCGTGCTCCGAACTACGTCTCCCAGCAGCCCGTACCGGCCGACTGAGGAAGTGCAGGCGATGATTGCTGCTGGACTTTGAGCAGAGAGTTTAATCCCGAGAAAGGACGCGGACCGAGGCTGGTGTCTCAGGTCGGTGCGGCGGTGTCCGTGCAGACGGGCCGGGATGGCGGCGCGGGTGTCCGTCCTGCCCGCCCGCCGGTGCCTGTTCGATGAGCCCGTGCGGATCCGTGTGGCCGGGCTGCAGCCGCAGCAGGCGGTCACCCTCCGAGCCAGCCTGGTAGACGAGAGCGGGGAGCTTTTCCAATCCCACGCTCTctacagggctgggagcagcggGGAGCTGGACCTCAGCCGCTCCCCAGCGCTGGGGGGCAGCTATTTGGGAGTGGAGCCgatggggctgctctgggctctgcagtcCAAAACGCCCTACAAGCGGCTGGCAAAGAGGAACGTCCTGACCCCTTTCTGTGTGGACGTGGAAGTGTATGAGGGCCATGGGGACACGAGCCGCTTGCTGGGAAAATGCACCAATGAACGATGGTTTTTAGGAGAGGGGGTGAAGAGGATTTCGGTCAGAGAAGGTCGTCTCAGAGCAaccctcttcctccctcctggTGAGTTTTACttccattttggttttttaggtATGTCTGACACACTATTCCCCGTGGTCCCCAAATGCACTTAGCCACCCAGAGCAAAGAGCAAAGCCTTAGCAAACACTTCCCTCAGCCTGTGCCTGGATCAggtgctgcccaggcagggcaaGGGCCAAGGAAGGGTATGGTggtgcagggagggagcagtggTAACACAAGGTGTCTCCTGGTTGTTCTAGTTGCGTGTCTTGACCTCTCCTGCAGTGAGAGCTTTGTCAAACGATGTGTTTATTTCTTAGCTTTTCTGTTTAGCTGACAGGACAAAGAGGCCCCTGGTCCTTGGCAGAGCTGTGATGTGTGATGGCTCTGACCATGGAGTGAAGAATGACAAGGCATCGTGGGAGCGCTggactcaggctgcagccagcctgggctggagaaccatgccctcagcagctcctgcataTCTTCCTGCAGGTTCTGGACCTGTCTCTCTGTGTTCTTTTTAGCCAGGAAAAGTCAAAGAAAGAAGTCTCTTCCTGACTGAGCAGCTGGACTGCATGGGAGATAGGAGACAAATGGGAAAAGCAAGGTCTTTAATTAAACGGGTGCCATATTTTACAACTCTGTACACAGACAGTGCTGAGAATGGATCCTGTGCAAAGCTGCTTTAAGCCTGAAGTGTTTCTGTTCCATGAATGGCATTTAAACATGGCTGTCTTTCTCTGTAATTAACAAACAGCCCCTTTCAGCTGCAGTAACATCACATCTTGTAAGGGAAATCTGGCTATGAGAATGGGCAGACCAGCATGAGGAAAGGAAGGTCCTTTTGCTGCAGGAGAGCTGTAGAGCTCAGGAGTAGTTACTCAATCTTACTGAAACCTGAATTGGCACAGGTCAGTTCTGGCATTTGTGAATTTTTCATAACCCAAGTATCCCCTCCATGGCATACCTGCTAGCATAGTTCCTGAGGAAGAGCCACTCCTGCAGTAATACTGTTGCTTCATTGGTCCTCAATGGCCTAGGACTTGTAGGCCAATGCCGCTGAAATTCACCATGACAGAAGGATGTCCAACATGTGAGCTTCCTATAATGAGTTCCTAAGAGAGAAATGTGCAAATTCATGTCCTTACAGTAATTTTGTGTGTTCCTGAGAAAGATACTCACCATGGAAAGCTCCAGAGGATGATTTTCTTCCAATATCTACTGTCCTGGGTTTGCTGAGGAGGCACCACAAAAGGACACCCAGAGGAACTTTTCTTTTGGTTATGTGTACACCCTCCTTTCATTGCAGGACCTGGCCCATTCCCTGGACTTATTGATTTGTATGGATCTGGAGGAGGTCTTATTGAATACAGAGCAAGTCTCCTGGCTAGCAGGGGCTTTGTCACTCTGGCTCTTGCTTACATGTCCTTTGAAGATATCCCTGCTATGCCAGAGATCCTTGAACTGAGCTATTTTGAGGAGGCTGTGAACTTTTTGCGGAAACAACAGCAGGTAAGAGACAAATTGTGGTGCTCTTCCTGAAACTATTTTCCAGTTTGCTGATTGGTTCCTAGACTAGAAATATAAAGTTGCTTAAGCAGGAAACAGTAATTTTGTACTagttttgcatattttaagattttagaagggaaaaaaatccattggCTTTTTTACTGTTTCTGAGATATTACAGGCTTTTGATTCTGAGTAAGTTTTGCAGGACAGTAATAAAACACTCTAACAACAGAATTCTTTGCAGTTGTAGCACTGTACCTGTGACATATCTTAAGAAGCTGAGGCTGTATCTGAACAAGTGTGTGGGACAAAGATACTTTATGGCAATGTATCATCATACTTAACCCAAAAGTGACCAAGAGAAATCAAGtagcatttaaaattttaatgcaaTGCTACTTAATGTGTATTTGTTTTGCAAAGTTATTTACTTTCTATCACATGGACACCAGGATTGTAGGCAGTGTGAGAGCAGAATTCAGCCTTGCTTGTTTGTCTTGTTCCTCTGAAACATCTAGAATTCAGTGTGAAGGGCCTTCACTAGGCCCTCAGGTGTAATGAACATTATGTCTTccaagacaaaacagaaaataacagGTCAGATGTAGGAGAGTATAGAAGAAACTGCAATGAAGAAATTCAATGCaagaaaacccaggaaaaagtGGCTTGGAGAGAGGAACAGTAAAAGATGCCGTACTGGgagcaggctgagctgggatgTGGAGGGAGCAAGGATGCTTTGTCTATACAGGTCACCAGGAGGCAAATGTGTTACAGGAGAAGAAATGTTGAGGAGCTGTAGAATTCATAGTCACTCTTTTGGAGGCTCAGCAGAGGGATAGATGAAGAAGTAATATAACcagaacagagagagagaaggagcaAAATATGAGTGGTCATAGTTGGATGAGTGAGAAAGCAGGACTGGAGAGGTTATGTCAGctcaggaaataaaaagtagATAATATCACTGCTTTTATAATTCTGTTTCAGGTGAAAGATACTGGCATTGGTGTTTTGGGCTTGTCTAAAGGAGGTGATCTTGCCCTTTCAATGGCCGCATTTCTACCTGGCATCAAGGCAGCTGTCAGCATATCTGGAAGTAGCTTTAATTCCTTCGTTCCTCTGAAGGGGGATGGCTTCACTATTCCTGTCCACCCATATGACCTGGGGAGAATGAAGATCTGCGATGAGTCTGGAATAGTAGATTTTTCAGATGTCTTAGATGATCACATGGACCCAGCAACTTGGGATTGTCGCATTCCTGTGGAGAGGTCCTTAGCCAAGTTCCTCTTCCTGTCTGGACGGGATGACATGAACTGGAAAAGCGACCTCTATTGCCAGGATGCTGTTCAGCGCCTTCAGCAGCATGGCCGGGAAGTGGAGTTTTACTCCTATTCTGGAGCAGGGCACCTCTTGGAGCCACCATACTTGCCTCTGTGCAAAGTTTCAATCCACAGGGTGCTTGGGATGTTGGTGCATTGGGGAGGGCAGTGGAGAGAGCATGCTAAAGCCCAAGAAGATGCATGGCGCAGGATACAGGCCTTTTTCTGGCAACATCTGATGGACTCAGACATCCCTAAGAGCAAGCTGTAGTGGAAGATGTCATAGATGCTCGCCAGGGATGGTATTTCAACACTCACTGGATAGGAAATCACCAGAAGTTTCCTGGACTGCCTTCCTCTAAACCCCACTGGTGCatagttgtttatttttattccccAAATAATTTCCCATTATTTTAGTTGAATTTCAGTTGACCTCTGATCCCAGCATCACAGTAGATTGGCACCATCTGTGCTGTAGTCTAAAAACAACCCAGCATCCCATTGTCTAAATCACATTTGTACTGAGCTATCTTTGCCCTCAGTCTGCAGCCATCTCCTTTCATAAGAGGAAATACTCTCACAGGAGGAGTTATCCATTGAATGGTTTAGTCTTGCACCTTTAACTAACCTAGATATAAACATCACTTTTGTTGAACAACATATTAGTGCACTCATCTTTCCTCCTGGTATATTCTTTTCTCCCATTTAGTAGTAAAAATGTTGCAGTAGTTCTGATCTCAGCTAATGGAAGAGGCACTCTTCTGGCTAAATCTGAAGTGCAGTGATAACATTCTTTTTTCTGGTACCTCAAAACCCAGAAGTGAATCTTACCTAGGTTACCCTGGTTGTGTATCCTGCTGACCTGATATGAGTTCCATATTAGGGTAAAGTTTTTGCTGCATTACTCAGTGAGTGCAATGTGCAGTGTATCTGTGTGTGCACAGTTTGCTTGAGATTCAGCCATCCATGCACCTGCCAATACATTCAGGAACAATCCTGGTGTAGCCACAAGCTGTTACTTCACTGATTGAAGAGGTCATGAGCAGAAGTCCTCACCTCATGTTGGGAAGACAAGTGATGGAGTCTGCAGTTTTGTGCAGTGTTCAACATGGGGGTGATACAGATGTGCCAAGTACTTGCTCTTATATGGTGAAAGTTAATTTGTCTCCATTTTGGGGGAGGAGCAGTGAGCCACTGCTGCTGAGTTCCCAGGAACCTAGTGGTGAGGTGGGCTGCCTCAGTGGCCCTGCCACTATTGCAGGCAGCTGTGAGCTCAGTGACAGCTAAGAAAGGCCACTCTTCAAGAGGACTGACCTCACCTTCTGGGAAGAATGTGCATTTTCTTACCTTTTACCAGTGTCCAAACCTGCCAAGGGGGGGCTATAATCTACCTTGTGCTTTTGTGGGATAGTGGCTAACAGCAGCTACATATCAAATGGCATCACTGGAGCAAATtctccctcctggagcagtCAAGACTCACACCCTGACAACAGAAGCAAGCAGGAGCTGGAAGTCTCTGCATTGCACTGAGGTATAAAAATCTTGCCTTTAACAGTGTAGTCCCTGGTTTCCAGTTCCTGCTGAGACAAAATCCCTGTAGGAGCCTGCATCCTGCTGAGGGAGGAACCATGCCCTCAATTTTCTTGCTTCAGGGTACAGTAGTTACTCAAAATGAGCACTTTGGGCCTCAGAGGGGTGGGGACTTTCTCATACAATCCATACAGCACAGACTGTCCCTTCAGGTACTTCTGGTTTTCCTGAACCCCCTGTTCCTCAGACTGCTAGATGGGTATCACATAGCTGAAGGTGTGAGTAGTTAGAGTGGGGACATCTCCTGCTTACCCATACTGGTCATCCGTCAAGTTTTATGCTGTTGTCTCTTACTTGATTTCTGTTTGTCCCTTGTATGCCTGTGTCCTGCATGGACTGTGGTTGCTGCAGATGTTTAGTGAGTGGGTGGGACTGGCAGCAGAGTAACATATAGCAACAAGGAAAGTCAAACACATTTAAGCGGTTCCATCTGATTAAGggacattttcttttccctcatttttctgttttattgaaGCATTCAAAAAACCCTGGGCTGCTGATCCACATTTTCCTTAGGCTGTGAGTTTCTCTGTGGTATGactaattattttatttttactgaacACAGTGAGGTTTATACAAAACTGTATGTTGTTTTCCAGCCTGTGGGATAACTCAATCTATTTTAATCCCTTCTGAGGGGAAACCAAGCTTTCCCAGCCTTCGATGGGCAGACCTATACTTTGAATGACAAAATTGTGACCTTCCAAGAAAATACATTATCTACAGGAAACTACTGttacaaataaaaatgctttccaTCAGTAAATCAGCACTGTGGTCAGTGATGCTTTCATCCAGTTATGTTGTCACATTTGACAGTCGGGTTCATGGAAAACAGTGTTGAAAATAGAAGATGAAGGGAGCTGACTGACATCAATGACAACAGCACATAGTAcctctttcttctgtttctctggAACGACAACTTTGCTACCCACTTAAAAGCCATTTATTTATCACTTGGATGACATCTGATGTACCTGAGCAGCTCTATGCCATGTACAGGAAAATATTCAAGACAACTCAGTTGTACTgggaatactttaaaaattaaactcaaATTTGGAGCTTATCTTCAGGAAATAGAAACTGAAAACTGATGTGAGACTAACACAAAATAACTGGAAATGGCTTAATTTCAGTAACACATTTCTGCTTGTTCTTAAGCATGTTCTTCAGCATTTTGTTGGAGACTTTGTCTGCTTAATGTTTCTTCTACTGAAGAGATGATTTAGACCAGTAGGGCTAAGATCACAGGTTTTTTCAAGACTATATTCTACTAATTGCAGCTGTTGAATCAGAGTGCTTTATATAGTCTCTCCACGCCTGCTGAATACAGACAACATTATTCAAGAACAATGTGAAAGTTATAACTTAATTAAAGATAATAGACCTTTAGCTGCAAGAGATCCTCTGCCAAGCACAACTGATAAATCTAATAGAAATTGGATGGCAAAGTCTGTTCTTGTAATCTGCTTAATTGAAAAGTGCTTCAGATAAAATAGAGTAGCAAAGCTTGAACTGAAAGATTTCGTCTTTATTCTTAGTCACCCACTGTTTAGCTCTGCACTACAGTTCTATTTTGAGAACAAGAAAAGCTTGTGACAAGCTTCTTAAGAACTGAGAATATCCCGACATGTAAGCTGCTATGAACAAGTTTACTATAAGTTTACAAGCTTGTCTTGTACAAGTATGTCTTGTGTATCAGTTTACAAGTATGTCTTGCAATGCTTTTTTAGGGCAGGATGATTTCTCTGGCTACCATGGAATCAGGCAACAATGGAGAGTGTTGATTTGCCCAATACATTCTTAAAATTTTCCATCTTTGCATTGAAGACTGACCCTGAAGCATTTTGATACACATACAGTATAACTTGAAGGAAACTGCAGAATTAAAGTAGTCAAAAGGCCTTTATTAGCAAAAAAAGTGAACCACAGGTGCAGAGGAGGTGAAACATCTTTGAGAAAGTGGCTTTCTCTGCCGAAGTAGTGGGTATTTGAGGCTTCAGTGGAATTTTAGTAAGGATTATGCTGAGCAAAGAGATTGCAATGCAAATATCCTTCTCTAAGCCTAGGAGCTTCTTTAAGTGAAGCAGTGTCTCTAGGTGGCTTCTGCAAGCAAGGTTGTTTCATGGCCACAGAACAGGAATAAAGTGAAAGATGAGAATATATGTTATGTGGTGTAATTTAGGAATCACTTTTCTCCGTTTCTGGCTTCTGTTCCCTGTGTGTGTTTTAAAGTCTTAagatttaggttttttttttttttaattcaaagctTAGTCAATTATTTAATACATTACCATATGTATTTGttatcattattttttatcAAGCTTTGGGATAAGACCAGTGTTTATTGAAAACATacaaatagtaaaaaaaaattctgtattagtattttgcttaaaaatttataattctatcatttcaggaaaaaaaaaactattctGCAGTTTTTAGTGCTATGTACATGTTATTCAGAAATGGAATCTGAGCCAAATGTAGTATTAAGCACAGAGAAAGAGAtgctttgtttaattttggggagaaaattaaTCTTTCCAATGAACTAGTGTTCCTTGCAGCATTTACTGCAAAATATCCCTGCTATTTTTCATTGTTGaggacaaaaattaaaaatgctgagTCTTAAAAAATTGTCTCTGCAAAATTTGCATTAAACCTAAAAACGTCTGTACCCTGACTCTGGATAGCACTTGGagaaaaataagtaaacaaGTTACATTCTATTTATTTGGCATTGGGTCTTTTCAATTATTTAAGCTGCTGAACTTTCGATATTTTGCATTTAGATTTGGAATTTATGTTTACATTAAAATCACTTCAGTAAAAGGTGtggttgtattttttaaagtcttttaaGAGTACCTTGCTGCAGAAAGGGACGGTCATGCCTTTTTTCTGGTTAGCGATCTAAGAGGTAATCctgtggaaaacaaaacagaacaaaaataagattaaaatgTTCTGTTGTATCAAAGAAGGAAACAGCAGGAACATGTATGGGGTTAGCAGGAGAAGCAGGGGTGAGCCATACTGTGCCAAGATAAATAAGAAACTAGTTCAGATTTTAGTTATGACTGTAACAACTAGTCCAGCTAACTGTGAATCGTGGATTCATTTCTGTATCCAGTGAAGTGAGTGCTTGGTGGCTTATTGTGTGCTGCCCCTGTTTACAGTGTATCTGACCCTGAAGGACTAAGGTATTTGGCAGTAGAGAGAAAATTGTGCAATATGGATGTCAGATAAGAGATGAGCTGGATAGATGGTTCAAAGGAAATGTTCTGCACAGGGAAAGAGCATGTGCATAGCTCTGCTTTCATCTAGAAGAGGAAGTTCAAATGCCCTGCTATCATTTTAATATGCTATGAATTCAGCAAGGTAGTTTTGAATCAATAATTCTGTGCCATCTCCATAAGTCTGTCCCTGGACAGTGTCACTCTGACATTCTCAAACACCCAGCACTAACTCAAACCGGATTATTTTTGGCTGCATGGTGCTCTGACTCCAGCCATTCTCCCATCTCTGGGTTGTTTCAGATCAGAGACGTGTCATCTTGAAACAGGAAAACTACTCTGATACCTAAGAACGTCACTACTGTTGCAGTGGAAGAAAAGAAGGTCAGTGGTCTGTACGTTTTGGTGGAAATATCATTGAATCACTAACCAGCTCAGCACTAGCTGCTTCCATGGCAGTGTGATACCCTGTAAAGCTAAGACCTCCTAGGCTCCATTTAGATCAGCAGTGTGCAGGGGCAATTCTGCTCTTTCAAGCCTTTTAGGGAATCTTGTTCTTTCTATGGCTGTCTTCCCTCACCTGAGGATATAAtgtctgctttcttttttttcctctatctTTAACAGTTTTTCTTCTGTCCCACTGACCACGAACCAGGCCATTCCAATTCCAGAGTACCCAAAATCAAAATTGTAACCCAGCTAGACAAAtcaaaaattaaccaaaatatGGGTATAAATTGTATGTAAATTATGAatccaaagaaaagaaagataaagtgTGTGTTCAAGGAGCACCAATTCTTAAATTTCTCCCCCTCATCAGGAGAAGTATGTGAGTGTGTGGGCATATATAAATATCTGTTGGAAAGGAGGTGAGGgagtgaaaaacaaagaaaaaccaaaagatATGGGTCATTTCCAAGTAGAGATAttatatgattttaaaaatctgttttgtaatgttttgtaatgtaaaaaaatgttttgtaatgactttttttttttttttttagaatgcAGGTTCTCCAGCAGAAATCTCCTTCAGGCAGAAGACAGACATATGCAAGTGAAAGCACCATGGCTCAGGCCCACAATCCAGATAGTTTCACTGTGTAGTGCCAGAGGTGAGCATACATCAGCCTTCTTGCTCCAGGattccagggctcagcacagTGCCCCTCACTGAGCCACAGGGTGAATCCTAACACAGGACACAGGATCTACTTATAAACAAGTCACTGAAactcttgttttgtttgctttctgaacTAAGAAGTTTTGCACTCTGTTATTATTAGTAGACTTACTCTCTTGGGACATTGAGAACACATGGTTTTATGAAGAGGTAATAAATGCTTTCCAGTACTGAAGCTCCAGTGACAGGTTATAGAAATTTTCTCAATTCCCTCACTTTGAGGTCAATGTAGAAACCAAGgaacaaattttatttattttatctcttGTTGATTCCATTCAGATTTTCCAGTCACTCATCAGACCTGCAAATAATACTGTTTTTTGTTCTCTAATTCCTAGAGAGTTCTGAGGTAAgaaggatattaaaaaaaataggttttctCCCACTGGGGAGAAGATTAGCATTTAGTTGCGTAACTGTTTTATCCTCTTAAGGACTGGTGGTAAAAGTCACCTTGAAATAACCATTAACCTAAAAGCTGTGGTTCTCCATGGGGTTTAGAAGGCTGAAACTCATGCCTTGGCTTTGCCTGAGAaggttctcccatttcccagaTTTGTGTTCTGATCAGCAGGTTGTTGTTTATTGGTACATTAGTGCTTATGATGGGTTCAGGAGAAAGACTTAAATTTAATTCCACGTTAGACCAATAGGTTTTGAAatcttgtttcttttccatgaGATGATACCTTTATTTTAAGAGTTACCTTTCACATAATATAAAGCAAAGTTAGTCATTTGGTATTCAACTTCCTTAGGATATGTGGCTTAAGCTGTGCCTTGTCTGTGTCTCCCTTGATTCATCTGGAACACTGTGCCCaaaagaggagggaggaagacCAGATATAAACATaacttttctctctttatttttcccagtTGTCGCTGGCTACTAAGGTGTGTTTTATATAGCCTAAAAATCACTGTCCACTAGCAAAAGAACTGCTTGGAAAAATCCAAACCCATTCATCTCCTTACAAGCCGTGAGAGAATGCTGGTGCCTAATAGTTACCACACAGTGAGGGTTCAGTCATACTCAGGCCACAGCTGTCTTTCTCTCCTTCATTTGCTGCTTGTTCCAT comes from the Taeniopygia guttata chromosome 5, bTaeGut7.mat, whole genome shotgun sequence genome and includes:
- the LOC101233080 gene encoding acyl-coenzyme A thioesterase 1-like, with protein sequence MAARVSVLPARRCLFDEPVRIRVAGLQPQQAVTLRASLVDESGELFQSHALYRAGSSGELDLSRSPALGGSYLGVEPMGLLWALQSKTPYKRLAKRNVLTPFCVDVEVYEGHGDTSRLLGKCTNERWFLGEGVKRISVREGRLRATLFLPPGPGPFPGLIDLYGSGGGLIEYRASLLASRGFVTLALAYMSFEDIPAMPEILELSYFEEAVNFLRKQQQVKDTGIGVLGLSKGGDLALSMAAFLPGIKAAVSISGSSFNSFVPLKGDGFTIPVHPYDLGRMKICDESGIVDFSDVLDDHMDPATWDCRIPVERSLAKFLFLSGRDDMNWKSDLYCQDAVQRLQQHGREVEFYSYSGAGHLLEPPYLPLCKVSIHRVLGMLVHWGGQWREHAKAQEDAWRRIQAFFWQHLMDSDIPKSKL